From Neisseria musculi, the proteins below share one genomic window:
- a CDS encoding two-component system sensor histidine kinase NtrB: MSVNRLFRTHDRETLNERIPGLINIARIAIVLSLLVFHLVSVYSGNETKNLFPPLEFYTWAAVYAALILLTIFKPDWQLQSLDLPNASAVVDISMMLMLTFITGGIDSGFGILVLPFIATSCLLSHGRYPMLYASYAFLLILLSMFLSDQITFPPLEWDSRSIVSAALLAGACYLVAALTAFSATYLQAATESAEKHQLAYRRVSGLNRLVLNRVQEAVIVIDASQRVWLFNRQAKTYFPGLQADKQETVFAELVSRWQYQPDKNFETDIHIFQHSMHVRAVPLIQEKTELLMLFVRSLREVAAEALATKLASLGQLTANLAHEIRNPMSAIRHASDLLHDEGGTDATKAKLHSIIDTNIQRIDKMLEDVSLINKRDSVSREPVNLMKFWLAFKQEFTLNNPDAVGCLRMNMEGSSLSVLADPMHLQQIMWNLCNNAWRHSRQDQHAITVLIKPSGRIHISIVVADNGTGVPPEVRNHLFEPFFTTDKQGTGLGLYVARELAHANLGQLHYHPEMNGFELILPKETDEQP; this comes from the coding sequence ATGAGCGTAAACAGATTATTCCGCACACACGACCGGGAAACGCTGAACGAGCGCATCCCCGGCCTGATCAACATCGCCCGTATCGCCATCGTGCTTTCGCTGCTGGTGTTCCACTTGGTCAGTGTGTATTCGGGCAACGAAACCAAAAACCTGTTCCCGCCGCTTGAGTTTTACACCTGGGCGGCGGTTTACGCAGCATTGATTCTGCTCACCATCTTCAAACCCGACTGGCAGTTGCAGTCGCTCGATTTACCCAACGCCAGCGCAGTAGTCGATATCAGCATGATGCTGATGCTCACCTTTATCACCGGCGGCATAGACTCGGGCTTTGGGATTCTCGTCCTGCCCTTTATCGCCACCTCGTGCCTGCTCAGCCACGGCCGCTATCCCATGCTCTATGCCAGCTATGCCTTCCTGCTGATTCTGCTGAGTATGTTTTTGTCCGACCAAATCACATTCCCCCCCCTGGAGTGGGACAGCCGCTCCATCGTTTCTGCCGCGCTGCTCGCAGGTGCCTGCTATCTGGTGGCCGCCTTAACCGCGTTTTCTGCTACCTACCTGCAAGCGGCCACGGAGTCGGCCGAAAAACACCAGCTTGCCTACCGCCGCGTGAGCGGTCTCAACCGTTTGGTGCTCAACCGTGTGCAGGAAGCCGTGATTGTTATCGATGCTTCGCAGCGCGTGTGGCTGTTTAACCGCCAGGCAAAAACCTATTTTCCCGGCCTTCAGGCCGACAAACAGGAAACCGTGTTTGCCGAGCTGGTTTCACGCTGGCAATACCAACCCGATAAAAACTTTGAAACCGATATCCATATTTTCCAGCATTCCATGCACGTTCGCGCGGTGCCGCTGATTCAGGAAAAAACCGAGCTGCTGATGCTGTTTGTGCGCTCGCTGCGCGAAGTGGCCGCCGAAGCGCTGGCCACCAAACTGGCTTCCCTGGGCCAGCTCACCGCCAACCTCGCCCACGAAATCCGCAACCCCATGTCGGCCATACGCCACGCCAGCGACCTGCTGCACGATGAAGGCGGCACCGATGCCACCAAAGCCAAACTGCACAGCATCATCGACACCAATATCCAACGCATCGACAAAATGCTGGAAGACGTTTCATTAATCAACAAACGCGACAGCGTCAGCCGCGAGCCGGTAAACCTGATGAAATTCTGGCTGGCATTCAAACAGGAATTCACCCTCAACAACCCCGATGCAGTAGGCTGCCTGCGCATGAATATGGAAGGCAGCAGCCTGAGTGTGCTGGCCGACCCCATGCACCTGCAGCAGATTATGTGGAACCTGTGCAACAATGCCTGGCGGCACAGCCGCCAAGACCAGCACGCCATCACCGTATTAATCAAACCCAGCGGCCGCATCCATATTTCGATTGTGGTGGCCGACAACGGCACCGGTGTGCCGCCCGAAGTGCGCAACCATCTGTTCGAGCCCTTTTTCACCACCGACAAACAAGGCACCGGGCTGGGGCTTTATGTGGCGCGCGAACTGGCACACGCCAACCTGGGCCAACTGCACTACCACCCCGAAATGAACGGATTCGAACTGATTTTACCGAAAGAAACCGATGAGCAACCATAA
- a CDS encoding glycerate kinase, which yields MKIVIAPDSFKESLSAAEAANALETGLKTVFPHAQYVKIPMADGGEGTVQSLVDATQGKLAAAEVTAPCGNRTAAFFGISGNGQTAFIEMAAASGLHLVPNGQRNPLAATSYGTGELILAALDSGAGKIILGIGGSATNDGGAGMLQALGARFFDRSGCLIPAGLAGGSLADIARVDFSQLDHRLHHTAFEIACDVNNPLCGGRGASAVFGPQKGATPEMIAVLDQNLRHYADIIQRDLHLDIASPAGSGAAGGMGGGLLTLPNVQLKAGVEIVIDAVKLAQQVRDADWVITGEGRIDAQSITGKTPVGVARTAKRFHKPVIAVAGSLREDYEVVYEHGIDAVFPIIRQAGALPETLAGGYANLVSAAQNIARLIRLHQPHR from the coding sequence ATGAAAATCGTGATTGCCCCCGATTCGTTTAAAGAAAGCCTGAGTGCAGCCGAAGCGGCAAACGCCCTTGAAACGGGCTTGAAAACCGTTTTCCCCCACGCGCAATACGTTAAAATCCCCATGGCAGACGGCGGCGAAGGCACGGTTCAATCACTGGTGGATGCCACACAGGGCAAGCTTGCAGCCGCCGAAGTAACCGCCCCCTGCGGCAACCGCACGGCGGCATTTTTCGGCATATCGGGCAACGGGCAGACTGCCTTTATCGAAATGGCGGCGGCATCGGGCTTGCATTTGGTTCCAAACGGGCAAAGAAACCCTTTGGCCGCCACTTCCTACGGCACGGGCGAGCTGATTCTGGCCGCCTTGGATTCGGGCGCAGGCAAAATCATTTTAGGCATCGGCGGCAGCGCAACCAACGATGGCGGCGCCGGTATGCTGCAGGCTTTGGGTGCGCGCTTTTTCGACCGGTCAGGCTGCTTGATTCCCGCAGGTTTGGCAGGCGGCAGTTTGGCGGATATTGCGCGGGTGGATTTTTCGCAGCTGGACCACCGTTTGCATCATACGGCGTTTGAGATAGCCTGCGATGTAAACAACCCCTTGTGCGGCGGGCGCGGCGCATCTGCCGTTTTCGGGCCGCAAAAAGGCGCAACGCCCGAAATGATTGCGGTTTTAGACCAAAATCTACGGCATTATGCCGACATTATCCAACGCGATTTACATCTCGACATCGCCTCCCCCGCCGGTTCAGGCGCAGCCGGCGGCATGGGCGGCGGCTTATTGACCCTGCCTAACGTGCAGTTGAAAGCCGGGGTGGAAATTGTGATAGACGCGGTCAAACTTGCCCAGCAGGTGCGCGATGCCGACTGGGTGATTACCGGCGAAGGCCGCATAGACGCCCAAAGCATTACCGGCAAAACGCCGGTGGGTGTGGCGCGCACCGCCAAGCGGTTTCACAAACCCGTGATCGCGGTTGCCGGCAGTTTGCGCGAAGATTACGAAGTGGTGTACGAACACGGTATCGATGCGGTGTTTCCGATTATCCGCCAAGCTGGCGCGCTGCCCGAAACCCTCGCCGGCGGATACGCCAACTTGGTTTCCGCCGCACAAAATATCGCCCGCCTGATACGCCTGCATCAACCGCACCGCTAA
- the recC gene encoding exodeoxyribonuclease V subunit gamma: MLYLYQSNRLEDLAALFDRVRRLQPPADPLAEEEIVVQSQGMRRYLNTYLARETGVAANLRFSLPAALAWRLMREFIPGVPVLSPFSPEVMRWRLLGLFQSRHFQTAAEYQSALGALQSYLGSGISAAYQLAGQLADIFDQYLVYRPQWIDAWQQGKTLGLGSAEGWQAALWRHLDNGSTPPLHRVALWQQLLGALDKSRLPERYCVFGIATMAPMYLQLLQALSEHCDVHIFALNPSSAYWGNVIEAAQVLQQEGGIDLSQAGHPLLASLGKQGRDFFDALTEMPKHEISVFDEEPFQTAAPTLLRCLQHDIQTLTMPSESCYPGTAGNDRSIQMVSAHSPLRELQILKNRLLALLAEHPEWQPHDIAVLTPDIEPYSPFIEAVFGQEQPGAQALPYSVSDVKTSRLLPLFQALSQTLTLLESRFEVDLLLPLLENDLVRQRFGLARDDLPLLHDTIAALNIHWGLDNEMRGSRDNLFTWQQGLERLALGWLLPENGNPLWHNISAWHGNPAQTAVFGRFAAFVRTLSAAGREWQHPATVTVWVERIRSLLSALTAPDSGGQYAWQQLSQSLARWQAEAALAGFDSPLPQHTAIRHIGRFLDSENQAGFLRGGITFCSMVPMRSLPFKVICLLGLNDGSFPRNTKASAFDLIARHPQKGDRARRDDDRYLFLEAIMSAREILYLSYVGRDIRNNQELAPSALLNELSDTLAAMRGRRRHENQVEHHPLQPFSRSYFTNPPRSDGLRSTRSDYVAALNTPAGTPAPFFGKTLGEAEKTACAVSHHEFTGFWKNPVKSWLRHTLNWREPYRSQAWDAAEPFEPQQAAAITAAYTAARRHNENFQQTETRLQAESLLPAGELGALWQRSFQTAAKSLDNTLVSSPKLPAPAYTLQLGGTTLSGSLNHLHRHGQIYFLNEAPNAPERIAILLEHLIFCAVRPSEPQNHQTHLLSAHRPETLSEIPQQQASALLRQWLDYYRLGQTRPLPFFARTTLNAAQELAQNKSAENAAKAAQDAYYGNKSSKGQQSYTEIALVFGNDDTPPIETPLFWNMAEHLLAPLLKYAAAANTE, translated from the coding sequence ATGCTTTATCTTTACCAATCCAACCGTTTAGAAGACCTCGCCGCCCTGTTCGACCGGGTCCGCCGCCTGCAGCCGCCTGCCGACCCGCTGGCCGAAGAAGAAATCGTGGTACAGAGCCAGGGGATGCGCCGCTACCTCAACACCTATCTGGCACGCGAAACCGGCGTGGCCGCCAATCTGCGCTTCAGCCTGCCCGCCGCGCTGGCCTGGCGGCTGATGCGCGAATTCATACCGGGCGTGCCCGTGCTCAGCCCGTTTTCACCCGAAGTGATGCGTTGGCGCTTGCTCGGCCTGTTTCAAAGCCGGCATTTTCAGACGGCCGCCGAATACCAAAGCGCGCTCGGTGCGCTGCAAAGCTATTTGGGCAGCGGCATTTCGGCAGCCTACCAACTGGCGGGGCAGCTGGCCGATATTTTCGACCAATATCTCGTGTACCGCCCCCAATGGATAGATGCCTGGCAGCAAGGCAAAACCCTGGGTTTGGGCAGTGCCGAGGGTTGGCAGGCAGCACTGTGGCGGCACCTCGACAACGGCAGCACACCACCCCTCCACCGCGTTGCCTTATGGCAGCAGCTTCTCGGCGCGCTCGACAAAAGCAGGCTGCCCGAGCGCTACTGCGTGTTCGGCATCGCCACCATGGCACCGATGTATCTGCAACTTTTGCAGGCACTTTCCGAGCATTGCGATGTGCATATTTTCGCCCTCAATCCCAGCAGCGCCTATTGGGGCAACGTCATTGAAGCCGCGCAGGTGTTGCAGCAGGAAGGCGGTATCGACCTGAGTCAGGCCGGCCACCCGCTTTTGGCCTCATTGGGCAAACAGGGGCGCGACTTTTTCGATGCATTAACCGAAATGCCCAAACACGAAATATCCGTGTTTGATGAAGAACCTTTTCAGACGGCCGCGCCCACCCTGCTGCGCTGTTTGCAACACGATATCCAAACCTTAACCATGCCGTCTGAAAGCTGTTATCCCGGCACAGCCGGAAACGACCGCTCCATCCAGATGGTTTCCGCCCACAGCCCCCTGCGCGAATTACAGATTCTGAAAAACCGCCTGCTCGCCCTGCTAGCCGAACACCCCGAGTGGCAGCCGCACGACATTGCCGTACTCACCCCCGATATCGAACCCTACAGCCCGTTTATCGAAGCCGTGTTCGGGCAGGAACAACCCGGAGCGCAGGCACTGCCCTATTCGGTTTCAGACGTTAAAACCAGCCGGCTCCTGCCGCTCTTTCAAGCACTCTCGCAAACGCTCACGCTGCTGGAGAGCCGCTTTGAAGTCGATCTGCTGCTGCCCCTGCTGGAAAACGATTTGGTGCGGCAACGCTTCGGGCTGGCGCGCGACGACCTGCCGCTGCTGCACGACACCATCGCCGCCCTCAACATACATTGGGGGCTGGACAACGAAATGCGCGGCAGCCGCGACAATCTCTTTACCTGGCAGCAAGGCTTGGAACGGCTGGCACTGGGCTGGCTGCTGCCCGAAAACGGCAACCCGCTTTGGCACAACATCAGCGCATGGCACGGCAACCCTGCCCAAACTGCCGTGTTCGGCCGCTTCGCTGCCTTCGTGCGCACACTCTCCGCCGCCGGGCGCGAATGGCAGCACCCCGCCACCGTAACCGTATGGGTCGAGCGCATACGCAGCCTGCTCTCTGCACTCACCGCCCCCGACAGCGGCGGCCAATACGCCTGGCAGCAGCTGAGCCAGTCGCTCGCCCGCTGGCAGGCAGAAGCCGCACTGGCAGGTTTTGACAGCCCCCTGCCGCAACACACCGCCATCCGCCACATCGGCCGCTTTCTCGACAGCGAAAACCAGGCCGGCTTTCTGCGCGGCGGCATTACCTTTTGCAGCATGGTGCCGATGCGCAGCCTGCCGTTCAAAGTTATCTGCCTGCTCGGCCTCAACGACGGCAGCTTCCCCCGCAACACCAAAGCCTCCGCCTTCGACCTCATCGCCCGCCACCCCCAAAAAGGCGACCGTGCCCGCCGCGACGATGACCGCTATCTTTTTCTCGAAGCCATTATGAGCGCGCGCGAAATCCTATATTTATCGTATGTAGGGCGCGACATCCGCAACAATCAGGAGCTGGCGCCCTCTGCCCTGCTCAACGAACTCTCCGACACCCTAGCCGCCATGAGAGGCCGCCGCCGGCACGAAAACCAAGTGGAACACCACCCCCTGCAACCGTTTTCGCGCAGCTATTTCACCAATCCTCCCCGTTCAGACGGCCTGAGAAGCACCCGCAGCGACTATGTCGCCGCCCTGAACACCCCCGCCGGAACACCCGCCCCCTTTTTCGGCAAAACGCTCGGCGAAGCCGAAAAAACCGCCTGCGCCGTCAGCCACCACGAATTTACCGGCTTTTGGAAAAACCCCGTGAAAAGCTGGCTGCGGCACACCCTCAACTGGCGCGAACCCTACCGCAGCCAAGCCTGGGATGCCGCCGAACCGTTCGAGCCTCAACAGGCCGCCGCCATCACCGCCGCCTACACCGCCGCCCGCCGGCACAACGAAAACTTCCAACAAACCGAAACCCGCCTGCAGGCCGAAAGCCTGCTGCCCGCCGGAGAATTGGGCGCATTGTGGCAGCGCAGTTTTCAGACGGCCGCCAAGTCGCTCGACAACACGCTGGTATCCAGCCCCAAACTGCCTGCCCCTGCCTACACGCTCCAACTCGGCGGCACCACCCTCTCGGGCAGCCTCAACCACCTCCACCGGCACGGACAGATTTACTTTCTCAACGAAGCCCCCAACGCCCCCGAACGCATCGCCATCTTACTCGAACACCTGATTTTCTGCGCCGTGAGGCCGTCTGAACCCCAAAACCACCAAACCCACCTGCTCTCAGCACACCGGCCCGAAACCCTGTCGGAAATTCCGCAGCAGCAGGCAAGCGCACTATTGCGGCAATGGCTGGACTATTACCGTCTCGGCCAAACCCGCCCGCTGCCGTTTTTCGCCCGCACCACCCTGAACGCGGCGCAGGAGCTGGCTCAAAACAAAAGTGCCGAAAACGCCGCCAAAGCCGCTCAAGATGCCTATTACGGCAACAAAAGCAGCAAAGGGCAGCAAAGCTACACCGAAATCGCCCTGGTGTTCGGCAACGATGACACCCCGCCGATAGAAACCCCGCTGTTTTGGAACATGGCCGAACACCTGCTGGCGCCGCTGTTGAAATACGCCGCCGCAGCAAACACAGAATAA
- the guaA gene encoding glutamine-hydrolyzing GMP synthase translates to MNQDKILILDFGSQVTQLIARRVREAHVYCELHSYDMPLADIKAFNPKAIILSGGPNSVYNSDYQADTGIFDLGVPVLGICYGMQFMAHHLGGEVQPGDQREFGYAQVKTIDCELTRGLADGQANTLDVWMSHGDKVSKLPEGFVVIGDTPSCPIAMMEHAEKQFYGIQFHPEVTHTKQGRALLERFVLDIAGAKPSWTMPNYIDEAVAEIRRQVGRDEVILGLSGGVDSSVAAALIHRAIGSQLTCVFVDHGLLRLNEGRMVMDMFARNLGVNVIHVDAAEQFMNKLAGITDPEQKRKIIGAEFVAIFDAEAKKRTNAKWLAQGTIYPDVIESAGAKTQKAHAIKSHHNVGGLPENMNLKLLEPLRDLFKDEVRELGVALGLPREMVYRHPFPGPGLGVRILGEVKKEYADLLRCADDIFIQELRNTFDENGTSWYDLTSQAFAVFLPVKSVGVMGDGRTYEYVAALRAVITSDFMTAHWAELPYALLAKVSNRIINEVRGINRVVYDVSGKPPSTIEWE, encoded by the coding sequence ATGAACCAAGACAAAATCCTGATTCTCGATTTCGGCTCACAAGTTACCCAGCTTATCGCCCGCCGCGTGCGCGAAGCCCATGTTTACTGCGAACTTCATTCTTACGATATGCCCCTGGCCGACATCAAAGCCTTCAACCCCAAAGCCATTATCCTTTCAGGCGGCCCCAACTCGGTTTACAACTCCGATTATCAGGCCGACACCGGCATCTTCGATTTGGGCGTGCCCGTGCTCGGCATCTGCTACGGCATGCAGTTTATGGCGCACCATCTGGGCGGCGAAGTGCAGCCGGGCGACCAGCGCGAATTCGGTTATGCGCAAGTGAAAACCATCGATTGCGAATTAACGCGCGGCCTTGCAGACGGCCAAGCCAACACGCTCGATGTGTGGATGAGCCACGGCGACAAAGTGTCGAAACTGCCCGAAGGCTTCGTGGTCATCGGCGACACCCCGAGCTGCCCGATTGCCATGATGGAACACGCCGAAAAACAATTCTACGGCATCCAGTTCCACCCCGAAGTTACCCACACCAAACAAGGCCGCGCACTGCTCGAGCGTTTTGTGCTGGACATCGCCGGTGCGAAACCCTCTTGGACCATGCCCAACTATATCGATGAAGCCGTGGCCGAAATCCGCCGGCAGGTGGGCCGAGACGAAGTGATTCTGGGCTTGTCGGGCGGCGTCGATTCCAGCGTGGCCGCCGCGCTGATACACCGCGCCATCGGCAGCCAGCTCACCTGCGTGTTTGTCGATCACGGCCTGTTGCGGCTCAACGAAGGCAGAATGGTGATGGATATGTTTGCCCGCAACCTGGGCGTAAACGTGATTCATGTGGACGCTGCCGAACAGTTTATGAACAAACTCGCCGGCATCACCGACCCCGAGCAGAAACGCAAAATCATCGGCGCAGAGTTTGTCGCCATATTCGATGCCGAAGCCAAAAAACGCACCAACGCCAAATGGCTGGCGCAGGGCACAATCTACCCCGATGTAATCGAAAGCGCAGGCGCGAAAACCCAAAAAGCACACGCCATCAAAAGTCACCACAACGTTGGCGGCCTGCCCGAAAACATGAATCTGAAACTGCTCGAGCCCCTGCGCGACCTGTTTAAAGACGAAGTGCGCGAACTGGGTGTGGCGCTCGGCCTGCCGCGCGAAATGGTGTACCGCCACCCGTTTCCCGGCCCGGGGCTGGGCGTGCGCATTTTGGGCGAAGTCAAAAAAGAATACGCCGATTTGCTGCGCTGCGCCGATGATATTTTCATTCAAGAACTGCGCAACACCTTCGATGAAAACGGCACCTCCTGGTACGACCTCACCAGCCAGGCATTTGCCGTGTTTCTGCCGGTGAAATCGGTGGGCGTGATGGGCGACGGGCGCACTTACGAATATGTGGCCGCCCTGCGCGCAGTCATCACCAGCGACTTTATGACCGCGCATTGGGCAGAGCTGCCCTATGCGCTGCTGGCCAAAGTGTCCAACCGCATCATCAACGAAGTGCGCGGCATCAACCGCGTGGTGTATGACGTGAGCGGCAAGCCGCCTTCCACAATCGAATGGGAATAA
- a CDS encoding DEAD/DEAH box helicase, whose protein sequence is MNPSFSSLGLGSEIVAALTEQGYETPTPIQAAAIPKALAGHDLLAAAQTGTGKTAAFMLPGLERLKRYATPSTSPAMHPVRMLVLTPTRELADQIDQNVQGYIKNLPLRHTVLFGGVNMDKQTAELRAGCEIVVATVGRLLDHVKQKNIHFNKVEIVVLDEADRMLDMGFIDDIRNIMQMLPKQRQTLLFSATFSPPIRKLAQDFMHHPEQVEVAAQNAASANVEQHVIAVDTARKRNLLERLIVDLHMNQVIVFCKTKQSVDQVTRDLQRRNLSAQALHGDKSQQTRLETLGAFKEGTLRVLVATDVAARGLDIAELPFVINYEMPTQPEDYVHRIGRTGRAGSDGVAISLMDEHEQNMFEAIKELTRIQVEVERIEGFEPSWWQQNSAAAPRTDRERGHRLREQKNRDTRSRSDNRSESPAARNDPGAACGKIAGRARRSRRERQTCALLQPNYGA, encoded by the coding sequence ATGAACCCAAGCTTTTCATCACTCGGCTTAGGCAGCGAAATCGTTGCCGCCCTCACCGAGCAGGGCTACGAAACGCCCACCCCGATTCAGGCGGCCGCCATTCCCAAAGCTCTGGCCGGACACGACCTTCTGGCCGCCGCCCAAACCGGCACCGGCAAAACCGCCGCCTTTATGCTGCCCGGCCTCGAGCGTCTGAAACGCTACGCCACCCCCAGCACCTCGCCGGCCATGCACCCCGTGCGTATGCTGGTGCTGACCCCCACGCGCGAGCTGGCCGACCAAATCGACCAAAACGTGCAGGGCTACATCAAAAATCTGCCGCTGCGCCACACCGTGCTTTTCGGCGGCGTGAATATGGACAAACAAACCGCCGAGCTGCGCGCAGGCTGCGAAATCGTGGTGGCCACTGTCGGCCGCCTGCTCGATCATGTGAAGCAGAAAAACATCCATTTCAACAAAGTGGAAATCGTGGTGCTCGATGAAGCCGACCGTATGCTCGATATGGGCTTTATCGATGATATCCGCAACATCATGCAGATGCTGCCCAAACAACGCCAAACCCTGCTGTTTTCGGCCACGTTTTCCCCGCCCATCCGCAAGCTGGCTCAGGATTTCATGCACCACCCCGAACAGGTGGAAGTGGCCGCCCAAAACGCTGCCAGCGCCAATGTAGAACAACACGTGATTGCTGTGGATACCGCCCGCAAGCGCAACCTGCTCGAGCGCCTGATTGTCGATTTACATATGAACCAGGTTATCGTGTTCTGCAAAACCAAACAAAGTGTTGATCAGGTTACCCGCGATTTGCAGCGCCGCAACCTTTCCGCCCAAGCCCTGCACGGCGACAAATCGCAGCAAACCCGCCTCGAAACCCTGGGCGCATTCAAAGAAGGCACATTGCGTGTGTTGGTGGCCACCGATGTGGCCGCGCGCGGGCTCGACATCGCCGAGCTGCCCTTTGTGATCAATTACGAAATGCCCACCCAGCCCGAAGATTATGTGCACCGTATCGGCCGCACCGGCCGCGCAGGCTCGGACGGCGTGGCGATTTCACTGATGGACGAACACGAGCAGAACATGTTTGAAGCCATCAAAGAGCTCACCCGCATCCAAGTGGAAGTGGAGCGTATCGAGGGCTTCGAACCGAGCTGGTGGCAGCAAAACAGCGCAGCCGCACCACGCACCGACCGCGAACGCGGACACCGTTTACGCGAGCAGAAAAACCGCGACACCCGCTCCCGCAGCGACAACCGCAGCGAAAGCCCTGCCGCCCGCAACGACCCCGGCGCCGCCTGCGGCAAAATTGCCGGCCGCGCCCGCCGCAGCCGCCGCGAACGGCAGACATGCGCCCTGCTGCAACCTAACTACGGCGCATAG
- a CDS encoding sigma-54-dependent transcriptional regulator, whose protein sequence is MSNHNLQDPVLVVDDEADIRDLMEMTLMKMGLRVQTAVGVEDAKDKLDNNDYSLVLTDMRMPDGSGLEVVQYINELALDTPVAVITAFGNADQAVEALRAGAFDYLQKPITLSQLRSLVKSAVKINEPSENHTPPKAAEPAPQPSPAFAKPPAAAPNPPRMPPPQTAPAAARKPVSALTRNAGVPEGLRSLKDRFASGGLTARAFAETDLGGDSDMPRLLGMSPQMVEVRHLIRRLAKSGVPVYISGESGTGKEQAARTIHELSERSGKPFIAVNCGAIPENLMESEFFGYKKGSFTGADADRLGFFQHADGGTLFLDEVADLPLAMQVKLLRAIQEKAVRRIGDPRETFVDVRIVCATHKNLEALVKSGAFRQDLYYRLNVVSLNMPPLREMREDLGGLIMHLLYKHRSGSETYKLSPKAQDALLHYSYPGNFRELENILERAVALTVGQLIQFDDLQINTGHTPALLPDSAHTASAPAGESDFPAPERAENSGLPRFVPGQMQIQDYLDRVEREIIEMALQQTRFNRTQAAKLLGISFRSMRYRMERLDIN, encoded by the coding sequence ATGAGCAACCATAACCTGCAAGACCCCGTATTAGTGGTGGACGATGAAGCCGATATCCGCGACCTGATGGAAATGACCCTGATGAAAATGGGGCTGCGGGTACAAACCGCCGTGGGCGTAGAAGACGCTAAAGACAAGCTCGACAACAACGATTATTCGCTGGTGCTGACCGATATGCGTATGCCCGACGGCTCCGGCCTGGAAGTGGTGCAATATATCAACGAATTGGCACTCGACACCCCGGTGGCCGTGATTACCGCATTCGGCAACGCCGACCAGGCAGTCGAAGCCCTGCGCGCCGGCGCATTCGACTATCTGCAAAAACCGATCACCTTATCGCAGCTGCGCTCGCTGGTGAAATCAGCCGTCAAAATCAACGAGCCGTCTGAAAACCACACTCCGCCCAAAGCTGCCGAACCCGCTCCCCAACCTTCACCCGCCTTTGCCAAACCGCCTGCGGCCGCCCCTAACCCGCCGCGTATGCCGCCCCCCCAAACCGCGCCCGCCGCCGCGCGCAAACCCGTTTCCGCCCTCACCCGCAACGCCGGCGTGCCCGAAGGGCTGCGCTCGCTGAAAGACCGTTTTGCCAGCGGCGGGCTGACTGCGCGCGCGTTCGCCGAAACCGATTTGGGCGGCGATTCCGATATGCCCCGCCTGCTGGGTATGTCGCCGCAGATGGTGGAAGTGCGCCACCTGATACGGCGTTTGGCCAAAAGCGGCGTTCCCGTTTACATCTCGGGCGAATCGGGCACAGGCAAGGAGCAGGCCGCGCGCACCATACACGAACTCTCCGAACGCTCCGGCAAACCGTTTATCGCCGTAAACTGCGGCGCGATTCCCGAAAACCTGATGGAAAGCGAATTTTTCGGCTACAAAAAAGGCAGCTTCACCGGCGCCGATGCCGACCGCCTGGGTTTTTTCCAACACGCCGACGGCGGCACGCTGTTTCTCGATGAAGTGGCCGACCTGCCGCTGGCCATGCAGGTGAAGCTGCTGCGCGCCATTCAGGAAAAAGCCGTGCGCCGCATCGGCGACCCGCGCGAAACGTTTGTCGATGTGCGCATTGTGTGCGCCACCCACAAAAACCTCGAAGCACTGGTAAAAAGCGGCGCGTTCCGGCAAGACTTATACTACCGCCTCAACGTGGTATCGCTGAATATGCCGCCGCTGCGCGAAATGCGCGAAGATTTGGGCGGTCTGATTATGCACCTGCTCTACAAACACCGCAGCGGCAGCGAAACCTACAAACTCAGCCCCAAAGCGCAAGACGCCCTGCTGCATTACAGCTATCCGGGTAATTTCCGCGAGTTGGAAAACATACTCGAGCGCGCAGTCGCCCTCACGGTTGGACAGCTTATCCAGTTTGACGACCTCCAAATCAACACCGGCCACACCCCTGCCCTATTGCCCGACTCGGCCCACACGGCCTCCGCCCCGGCCGGCGAGTCCGATTTCCCCGCGCCCGAACGTGCAGAAAACAGCGGGCTGCCCCGCTTTGTGCCCGGCCAGATGCAGATTCAGGATTATCTCGACCGTGTAGAGCGCGAAATCATAGAAATGGCGCTGCAGCAAACCCGCTTCAACCGCACCCAGGCCGCCAAGCTGCTGGGCATCAGCTTCCGCTCGATGCGCTACCGCATGGAGCGCCTCGATATCAACTGA